One segment of Capnocytophaga sp. oral taxon 878 DNA contains the following:
- a CDS encoding polyprenyl synthetase family protein, translated as MKITAQIKEPIRQEMELFEKKFQGAMASKVALLNRITYYIVNRKGKQMRPMFVFLVAKMLSGGQVNDRTYRGASVIELIHTATLVHDDVVDDSNKRRGFFSINALWKNKIAVLVGDYLLSKGLLLSIDNGDFDLLRIISVAVREMSEGELLQMEKARRLDIVEEVYYEVIRQKTATLIAACCAMGACSVQPEENELIEKMRLFGEHIGMAFQIKDDLFDYTDEAIGKPTGIDIKEQKMTLPLIYVLNTCSKEEKDWLINSVKNHNKDKKRVKEVITFVKKHKGLEYATTKMKEFQQKALSILDDFPSSDYKEALTLMVNYVIDRHI; from the coding sequence ATGAAAATAACAGCTCAAATAAAAGAACCTATAAGGCAAGAGATGGAGCTTTTTGAAAAGAAGTTTCAAGGAGCTATGGCATCAAAGGTAGCACTGTTAAACCGTATTACTTATTATATAGTAAATAGGAAAGGTAAGCAGATGCGCCCAATGTTTGTGTTCTTGGTAGCTAAAATGTTATCGGGAGGGCAGGTAAATGACCGTACCTACCGCGGAGCTTCAGTTATTGAGCTTATTCACACTGCTACCCTTGTGCATGATGATGTGGTAGATGACAGTAATAAGAGACGAGGATTTTTCTCAATTAATGCTTTATGGAAAAATAAAATAGCTGTATTAGTAGGCGATTACCTACTTTCTAAGGGGTTATTACTCTCCATAGACAATGGTGATTTTGACTTATTGCGCATTATATCAGTAGCTGTACGTGAAATGAGTGAAGGTGAGCTGTTACAGATGGAAAAAGCGCGTAGGCTAGATATTGTAGAAGAGGTGTATTACGAGGTAATACGACAAAAAACGGCTACCCTTATAGCTGCTTGCTGTGCTATGGGAGCTTGCTCAGTACAGCCTGAAGAGAATGAACTTATTGAGAAAATGCGTCTTTTTGGTGAACACATAGGTATGGCTTTCCAAATAAAAGATGATCTTTTTGATTATACTGACGAAGCTATAGGAAAACCTACTGGTATTGATATTAAAGAGCAAAAAATGACCTTACCGCTTATTTATGTATTAAACACTTGTAGCAAAGAGGAAAAAGATTGGCTTATTAACTCGGTAAAAAATCATAATAAGGATAAAAAGCGTGTAAAAGAAGTAATAACCTTTGTAAAAAAGCACAAAGGATTAGAGTACGCTACTACTAAGATGAAAGAGTTTCAGCAAAAAGCCCTCAGTATTTTGGATGATTTTCCTTCTTCAGATTACAAAGAAGCTCTTACTTTAATGGTGAATTATGTGATTGACAGACATATTTAG
- the ftsH gene encoding ATP-dependent zinc metalloprotease FtsH, whose product MAENKKKNRFSAYWLYAVLLAILLGFQYYTGANLWWQPKEIPQAKFEEYLSNGDVSKIIILNKKEATVYLTPDALKKEEHKDVRPNGNAVSQSSKAEQVAQYRFELGDLSNFENRFDQIVKENNLDTTRENKSEQNVFSDLLLSILPIILIIGAWIYVMRRMAGGGGGSGIFSIGKSKARMFDEKKEIRVTFQDVAGLEGAKEEVQEIVDFLKNPDKYTSLGGKIPRGALLVGPPGTGKTLLAKAVAGEAQVPFFSLSGSDFVEMFVGVGASRVRDLFKQAKEKAPAIIFIDEIDAIGRARGKNMMTGANDERENTLNQLLTEMDGFGTHTNVIVLAATNRADILDKALMRAGRFDRQIYVELPNLTERKQIFNVHLKPIKTAETLDIDFLAKQTPGFSGADIANVCNEAALIAARKGKTAVSKQEFLDAVDRIVGGLEKKSKILTPEERKAIAFHEAGHATVSWLLQYAAPLIKVTIVPRGQSLGAAWYLPEERQIVRTEQILDEMCAALGGRAAEKVIFDKISTGALSDLEKVTKQARAMVTIYGLNEKIGNLTYYDSSQADYSFTKPYSERTAHLIDEEISKIIEEQYQRAITILSENKEKLTTLANLLLEREVIFRDDLENIFGKRKYKDAHSAEEDDEEKALAAINNKPTENNTPEVV is encoded by the coding sequence ATGGCAGAAAATAAGAAAAAAAATCGGTTTTCAGCTTATTGGCTTTATGCTGTTTTGCTGGCAATTCTGTTAGGATTTCAATATTATACGGGAGCTAACCTTTGGTGGCAGCCTAAAGAAATTCCGCAAGCTAAATTTGAGGAATACTTAAGTAATGGAGATGTATCAAAGATTATTATCCTTAATAAGAAAGAAGCTACTGTATACCTTACCCCTGATGCTCTTAAGAAAGAAGAGCACAAAGATGTGCGTCCTAATGGTAATGCTGTATCACAAAGCAGCAAAGCTGAACAAGTAGCCCAATATCGTTTTGAGTTGGGTGATTTGAGTAACTTTGAGAACCGTTTTGACCAGATAGTAAAAGAGAATAACCTTGATACGACCCGCGAAAACAAGAGTGAACAGAATGTATTTTCGGACTTATTGCTTTCTATTCTTCCTATAATTCTTATCATAGGAGCATGGATATATGTTATGCGCCGTATGGCTGGTGGCGGTGGCGGTAGTGGTATTTTTAGCATAGGGAAGAGTAAAGCACGTATGTTTGACGAGAAGAAAGAAATACGTGTTACTTTTCAAGATGTAGCAGGCTTGGAAGGAGCTAAAGAAGAGGTGCAAGAGATTGTAGATTTTCTTAAAAATCCGGATAAATATACTTCATTGGGAGGTAAGATACCACGAGGGGCTTTACTGGTAGGGCCTCCTGGTACTGGTAAAACACTTCTTGCTAAAGCTGTAGCAGGTGAAGCGCAAGTGCCTTTCTTCTCATTATCGGGTTCTGACTTTGTGGAGATGTTTGTAGGGGTAGGAGCCTCACGTGTGCGAGACCTTTTCAAACAAGCTAAAGAGAAAGCTCCTGCAATTATATTTATAGATGAGATTGATGCAATAGGCCGTGCACGTGGTAAAAATATGATGACTGGTGCTAACGATGAGCGTGAAAACACACTTAACCAGTTACTTACTGAGATGGATGGTTTTGGGACACACACTAATGTGATAGTATTGGCAGCAACGAACCGTGCAGATATTTTGGATAAAGCATTGATGCGCGCAGGTAGGTTTGACCGACAAATATATGTGGAACTACCTAACCTAACGGAACGCAAGCAAATATTTAATGTACACCTAAAACCTATAAAGACTGCTGAAACACTGGACATTGATTTTCTTGCGAAACAAACGCCAGGTTTCTCGGGAGCGGATATAGCTAATGTATGTAACGAAGCTGCCTTAATAGCTGCTCGTAAAGGTAAAACTGCTGTGAGCAAGCAAGAATTCTTGGATGCAGTAGATAGAATAGTAGGGGGCTTGGAAAAGAAAAGCAAAATACTTACTCCTGAAGAGCGCAAAGCAATAGCTTTTCACGAAGCAGGACACGCTACCGTAAGCTGGCTATTACAATATGCTGCTCCGCTGATAAAAGTTACTATTGTGCCACGAGGACAATCATTAGGAGCGGCATGGTACTTACCTGAAGAGCGACAAATAGTACGTACTGAGCAGATATTGGACGAGATGTGTGCTGCCCTTGGGGGACGTGCTGCTGAGAAAGTTATTTTTGATAAAATATCAACAGGAGCCCTTAGTGACCTTGAGAAGGTAACTAAGCAAGCACGTGCTATGGTTACTATCTACGGACTTAATGAAAAGATAGGTAACCTTACCTATTATGATTCATCACAAGCAGATTATAGTTTCACTAAGCCTTATAGCGAGCGCACTGCACACCTTATAGATGAAGAAATATCAAAAATTATTGAGGAACAGTATCAAAGAGCTATTACTATACTGAGTGAAAATAAGGAGAAACTTACTACTTTGGCGAACTTGTTATTAGAGCGAGAAGTAATATTCCGAGATGACTTAGAGAATATTTTTGGTAAACGCAAATATAAAGATGCTCATTCGGCCGAAGAGGATGATGAGGAAAAAGCGTTGGCAGCTATTAATAACAAGCCTACTGAAAATAATACCCCTGAGGTTGTGTAA
- the rsfS gene encoding ribosome silencing factor has protein sequence MNKELSSNHLITNIIAGIEKVKGADITILDLREVENTVCDYFIICSGGSNTQVAAISGSIQKVVSQAEGHQHPWHVEGEANAEWILIDYVDVVVHVFQNRIREHYDLEGLWGDAKIINIETKY, from the coding sequence TTGAATAAAGAATTATCTTCAAATCATCTGATTACTAATATCATAGCTGGTATTGAAAAGGTTAAAGGAGCCGACATCACTATACTCGATTTGCGTGAGGTAGAGAACACGGTGTGTGATTATTTTATCATTTGTAGTGGGGGATCTAATACCCAAGTAGCAGCTATTTCGGGCTCAATACAAAAAGTAGTAAGCCAAGCAGAAGGGCATCAGCACCCTTGGCACGTAGAGGGAGAAGCTAATGCTGAATGGATACTTATTGACTATGTAGATGTGGTGGTACACGTATTTCAAAACCGTATTCGTGAGCATTATGACCTTGAGGGGCTTTGGGGAGATGCTAAAATCATTAATATAGAAACTAAGTATTAA
- a CDS encoding nucleoside deaminase yields MQRALEEAQLAFDEDEIPVGAIITIDNKIIARAHNLTERLNDVTAHAEMQAITMAAHYLGGKYLTGCTMYLTLEPCAMCAGALYWSQLSRLVYAAADTHRGYTAMGGKLHPKTEITTGVLAEEATLLLKDFFQQKRR; encoded by the coding sequence ATGCAAAGAGCTTTGGAAGAAGCCCAATTGGCTTTTGACGAAGACGAAATACCTGTAGGGGCAATTATTACCATAGATAATAAGATTATTGCTCGTGCGCATAATCTTACAGAACGGCTAAATGATGTAACAGCACACGCTGAAATGCAGGCTATTACTATGGCTGCCCACTATTTAGGAGGTAAATACCTTACTGGCTGCACTATGTACCTCACATTGGAGCCTTGTGCTATGTGTGCAGGAGCCTTGTATTGGAGCCAGTTAAGTAGGTTGGTGTATGCTGCTGCCGATACCCACCGTGGCTATACTGCTATGGGAGGAAAATTACACCCTAAAACTGAAATTACTACAGGAGTTTTGGCCGAAGAAGCAACTTTACTACTTAAAGATTTTTTTCAGCAAAAAAGACGATGA